The genomic window TGCAGCTACCTGGGTTAATTCAGTGTAAAGCACATCATCATCAGCCGAAACCTCAGGATTAGTCATTTTACCATAACTACGGCGGATATTTTTGATTCGGCTTTCTAAAGTTTCTTTATCAGCTTTAATAACATATTCGGTAAATTTATCTTTAGATGAAAGATTTACATCAAAAGCAGGTGCTAAACCTAGCTCATAATCAAATTCGAAATCATCTGTATTATCCCATTTAAATTCGCGTTCATCGTCCATTTTAGGAAGTGGTTGACCTAAAATTTCTAATTTTTGCTCCGCGATATAGTTAGATAAAGTATCGTTTAACAAGTTGTTAACCTCTTCTACCAAGATACTTTTGCCATACATTTTTTTAATGTGGGCAGCAGGAACCATTCCTTTACGGAAACCAGGTAATTGTGCTTTTTTAGCTTGATCTTTAATGGCTTTCTCTACTTTTCCAGTGTAATCAGCAGGTGCGATTTTGATTTTTACAACAGCATTTAAGTTGCCGGTTTTTTCCTGTGTAATATTCATTTTTTCTGAGATATAGTAAGATGTGCTTTAGACGGGAGGTATGAGATATGAGATTTAAGAAGAAACCATATATCGCCACAACCGGCACAGCACATCAATTTTTATTAATCAATGTTTTTAAAAACAAAACCGTTCCGATTTTTAAATCGGAACGGCCTTTATCTTGTTGTGCGGAAGAAGGGACTCGAACCCCCACGCCGTGAAGCGCCAGATCCTAAGTCTGGTGCGGCTACCAATTACGCCACTTCCGCAGTTAGGATGTTGTAAGGACTGCAAAGATAGAAACAAGATTGAATAATCAAAAGGCATGGGCAATATTTTATCTATTATTTTGGTCAAAAACGGCTAACTATTTAGTTTTTAAGGAGAAAAATTTCAACAACAAAGACTTTTGCTGTGGTTTGTGGTAATATGGCTTCTTAAATGATCAGGGATATGGCCATAAAAAAACCGTTCTGATATTTAAATCGGAACGGTTGATCTTGTTGTGCGGAAGAAGGGACTCGAACCCCCACGCCGTGAAGCGCCAGATCCTAAGTCTGGTGCGGCTACCAATTACGCCACTTCCGCAGATAGGATGTTTTAAGGATTGCAAAGATAGAAACTAAATTGAATAATCAAATCTTTGCAATCCTTTGTGAAGAAACAAAATTTAATTTCCATGGTCGTGCGTACATCTTTGCAGTTCCCTAAGCACTGTCCGCCATTGCCAGCTTCACTGGCAATCTTAATGCATCAGAAAGTTAATGAACCATGGTTGAAGCTTTAAGATTCCCGTTTTCACGGGAATGACGCCATTGTCTTAACCACGCAGGTATCAAAATTTCACGAGGGTTACATCAACCAATTCAGGTCCGCCTTCTAATGGATAGCCAGAAACCTTTTTCCCTTTTATGGTAACTTTCTTATCTAAATAGGTATCAAGATTTATGTTTGCACTTTTTAAGGCATAAGTTTTATTGTCGGTCTTTAATAAATGTGTACCGTACTGAAACGTAGTCATGCCTAATTTTTCAATTGTTCCACTTGCAGTAACTGTAGTTGAGTTTCCTCCGTTTTTCATTGAACTGCAACTGGAAATTACGGCTACGAACAGGGATAGTATTAATACTTTTTTCATCAGATTATGATTTTTATTGTAATGGTATGATAACGGGATAACTTAACGGTATGCTACAAATTATGAAAATTTGCCTTTAAAAGCTAATAATTTGCTTCTGAAACTCAAAAAAGTATTGAACAGCTTTAACCAATCTGCTTCCATACCAGCTAAACATTTCTCCATCTACCAGTATAATTTTTGCTTCAGGAATGGCCGCCAGAATTTCTTCAATGTGTTTTTCTCCAAAAGGATAGGGCTCGGACGACAGTAGGATCAGTTCGCAATTTAAAGTTTTCAGTTCCTCTAGTGTAACCGACGGATAACGTTCTTGCATAATCACATTCGTCATACCATTAATCAGCAGAATATCATCAATAAAGGTATTTTTTCCAGCAGCCATGTAGGGCTTGCGCCAGATGAGATAGGCAACCTTTTTATCGATATGCTGTTGAAGTGCAAGTGTTTTCAGATCATTAAATCCAGCAGAAATTAAATGGTTAAGGTAACTGGCTTCTGGCTCGCGATCTACAAGCTCCCCTATTTGTCCAATGGTTTTCATCGCGTCATCCAAAGTGAAAATATCGCTCATCCAAACCGGAAAATCTGCTGCGAGCTCTTCTATATCACTTTGCGTATTCTCTTCTTTGTTGCCAATAATCAAATCGGGTTTTAAGTCTTTGATTAAATCGATGTTAAGCTTTTTTGTTCCACCAACCTTGGTTCTTTCTGCAAACTTTTCTATCGGATGGATACAAAATTTGGTCAATCCGATAATTTCCTGATCCAATCCCAAATCAAATAACAATTCTGTTTGTGAGGGCACGACAGAAATAATCCGTTTGGGTGGGAAATTGATGAAAATTTCCCTGCCCATTTGATCGATAAAGGACTTTTGCATGTTGCAAATATAGGATTTACTAAAGATTAGTCTGTTCAAGGAAGTCTTTTAAAAGAACATTCTTCATTCAGTAAATTTTTACCTCATCAATCTGCAATCAACATCTTTTTATATTCTTTTGGGGTAACGCCTTTTGCAAGCTTAAAAAATTTGTTAAAATTAGAAAGGCTGTTAAAACCACATATATAAGCCATTTCACTTATCTGGTGATCACTTTCGGCAATTAATTTGCAGGCATGACCAATTCTTACTTCATTAACAAAAGTTACAAAGGTTTTCTGTGTACGGTTCTTAAAGTATCTGCAAAAAGCCTGTTTATTCATATTGGTCATCTCGGCAGCATCTACCAACAAGATCTCCTTATTAAAATTATCAAAAACATATTTCAGAATTTTGTCCATCCTATCATTATCTTTTAACTGATAGTTATTGGTATAGCCCGGGCTCGCCAGTAACGCATAATCTTTATTTTGACAAAGCAGGTTTAAAATTTCGAGCACCCCAATTAAACGGGTTATTTCTTCTGTTGCCTGAGCAATTTTCAACAACAAAGGTTTTATTTCCTTTCTGGCCGAAAAGTTAAATTTCATTCCACGTTTAGCCAGTTGGAAAAAATTTTTAAGTTTCTGGATATGCTCTGGCTCATGAAAAATATCCAGTATTTTTTCGGGATGAAGAAAAAGCGAAATCGAATGTGCATGTGTATTTGGTGTCGAATCGCTAAAATATTGCTGGCTATTGTGCCATACATGAGGCAAATTAGCGCCTACAAAAATCATGTCTTCGTTATTAAAATCTTCAATACTATCACCGATCATGCGGCGCCCTTCACTCTCAACATTATAAGTGAGCTGGCATTCTTCGTGAAAATGGAATTCAGTAGAAAAGTAAGGCGCGTTTACAATCTTTATGCCGTAAACATCATTTACCTTTCCATCAAGTATTTTGGCGAAAATCGGTTTCATTTGATCCAGACTATTTGCTTTACCACCAATTATGATAGCTATTTGGTTATGAAAAACTAATTTACAACTTACATCTTAAATTACCAATTAACACAAAAAATATCAATAAAAAGGCTAATATAACATCACTATTAGCGAATTATACTTCAGTTAATCTCTTTTTTCATTAATAAATTAGCTATTACAAACACTAACCAAATTAAACAACATGCTTCATCATAAAATTATTGTACTAACAGGAGGTGCCGATGGCATTGGCTGGGAATGTGCAAAGGCCTATTCAAAAGCCGGTGCTACTGTTTGTATCCTTGATAAAAACCCAATAGCCGAAAACAAACTCAATGAACTCGAAAACGCGCAAAAAATAGCCATAACCTGCAATCTAGTTAACGAAAATGATGTAAAAGATGCTTTTAAAACGATCATCGAAAAGTTTGGTGTTATAGATGCTATACATAACAATGCAGGGATTGCGCATCCTTCAAAAACACTCGATCAGACTACAGATGCTGAGTGGGATTTGTTGATGAATGTTAATTTATAAAGCATTTTATATACCACCCGCCATGGCATCGAGCATCTTAAAAAAACAAAGGGCTGTATTTTAAATACCAGTTCGATGGTAGGCACCATTGGTCAAGACAATCATGCCGCTTATGTAGCCACAAAAGGTGCAATTAATGCCTTAACGAAAGCCATGGCTTTAGATTATGCGCCATACAAAATACGCGTTAATGCGGTTTCACCCGCAGTGATTAATACTCCAACCTTGCAATCATGGAGCAAGGAGCAGTCCAATAAAGAAGAAATACAATATTACTTAGATAAACTTCAACCATTAGGTAGCATGCCAGCTGGCGATGTAATTGCGGATGCTTGCTTATTCTTACTGAGCGATGCTGCAAGATTTATAACAGGAACTATTTTACCGATAAGCGGTGGCGCCGAACTAGGGTACAGGGCCGTCATATAATCCAGATTATTAACATGATAAGCAAAATAGAAATTAGCGACAAACGATTTGAACTATCAACCGGTGCAGGCAGCGATGCCATACATAAAGATCCTCAATATTCTTATGCAGTTACCAATTTAACCAACGAAAACGGCATAACAGGAACAGGCTTAGCCTTTACCCTAGGCGCTGGTAACGATTTGGTGTGCAATGCCGCTCAATTTTATGCCAATACCTTAAAGGGAAAAGATATTGAAGAACTGATGAGTGATTTTGGACAGACTTTTCGTACTTTATCAAACGAACAGCAATTTAGGTGGTTAGGGCCACATAAAGGTGTTGTACATTTAGGGTTAGCTTCTGTAACCAATGCCTGTTACGATTTATGGGCAAAAAAACGTGGCGTACCACTTTGGAAACTACTGATCGATTTGAGCCCCGAAGAAATTGTGAATACGCTCGATCTCTCCTATCTGGAAGATGTACTCACCAAAGAAGAGGCAATTGCCATGCTGCAGAGCCAAACCGATTTCAAAAAATCGAGAGAGGCTATTCTTGATATCGGTTATCCAGGATATGATACTTCTGTAGGCTGGTTTAATTACGATGATGAAAAGGTGCGCGAAAACTGCAAAAAAGCTATTGCCAATGGTTTTACCGCAATGAAACTTAAAGTAGGATCTGCCGATCCTAAGCGTGATATCAGAAGGGCAAATATTGTACGTGAAGTTGCTGGCGAAACCTCAAAAGTAATGTTAGATGCCAACCAGCAATGGACGCTGCCGCAAGCCATTTCAATATGTAACGAGCTTAAAAATATGAATCCTTTCTGGGTGGAAGAACCTACGCACCCTGATGATGTATTGGCACACCAGACTTTGGCTAAAGAAATTGCTCCAGTTAAATTGGCCTTGGGAGAACATGTACCCAACCGAATTATTTTTAAAAACTACCTGCAAACTGGCTGTACAGGTTTTGCGCAGGTAGATGCTGTACGTGTAGGCGGCGTTAGCGAATTCATTACGATTAGTTTATTGTGCAAAAAATTTGGTGTGCCGGTTGTACCCCATGTTGGCGACATGGGGCAGTTACATCAGCATCTGGTACTGTTTAATCATATTGCCATGGGCCACGAAGCTTTATTTCTGGAACATATTCCCCATTTAAAACAACACTTTAAAAATCCGATTAAAATTGAAAACGGAGTGTACATCACTCCACAAGAAGCGGGAAGCAGCTGTGATTTAAAATAACCCAAAATCTAACCAAATATGATCAGTACAACCGATATCATAATTACCATTGCTTATATACTTTTTATTGTAACCATAGGCTTATGGACAGGAACGAGAAAAAAGAAAAACGAAGAAACCACCAGCGGAGAATACTTTTTGGCGGGCAAATCGCTTAAATGGCCTATGATTGGCCTGGCGCTGTTTGCAACAAACATTTCGTGTCTCCATTTGGTAAGTTTGGCACAGAGCGGATTTGACAGCGGCCTTTTAAATGGCAATTTTGAATGGATGGCGGCATTTACCCTTATTCTTTTGGCCTTATTATTTATTCCTTTCTATATCCGTTCGGGCATTTCTACTTTACCCGATTTTTTAGAGCGAAGGTATAACCGGGCCTGCAGAGACTGGTTGGCATTCATCTCTATCCTATCGGCCATCATTATCCACATTGCCTTTTCTTTTTTAGCAGGTGGTATTGTACTCGAAACCCTATTCGGCATAGATATGTATGTAAGTATAGTGGTAATTGCCTCGCTAACCGGACTATACACCATTATTGGCGGCTTAAGGGCCGTGGTAGTTACCGAAACCATACAGAGTTTGGTGTTGATTACCGGCGCCATTATCATTACAGTTTTTGCGTGGAATAAAGTTGGTGGCTGGGACCATATGACAGGTATACTGGAAAAAGAAAATGCCATGGATAAGCTCAGTATGATACGCCCGATTGGCGATAAGAGTGGAATGAGCTGGATAGCCGTATTTTTAGGGTATCCGGTTTTGGGTATTTGGTACTGGTGTGCCGACCAAACCATAGTACAACGTGTTTTGGGCGCAAAAGATGAAAACCATGCCCGCGTAGGTACTTTATTCTGCGGTTTTATCAAAATTCTGCCGGTGTTTATTTTCGTGCTGCCTGGTTTGTTTGCCTATATCTTGTATAAATCAGGTACCATGGATTTATCGAGTTTGCAAACCGTTGGCGCCAATGGCGAAACAGTATTAAATACCAAAGGCATTTATACTTTAATGATTACCCAACTTTTACCAAAAGGATTGGTGGGGATTTTGGTAGCGGCATTATTATCTGGTTTAATGAGCCAAATAGCGGGGGCATTAAATTCTATCGCCACCTTAAGCAGTTATGATTTATACAAAAGATTTAAACCCGAAACCAGCGATAAAAAATTAGTTCGTGTAGGTCGCTGGTCGGCAGGAATTGCTTTAGCCGCTTCAATAGGCCTATTGCCATTATTAAATAGCTATCAAAGCCTTTTTGAAGGCATAAACGATGTAATCGCACATATTGCCCCTCCTATTACCTGTGTGTTCTTATTAGGAGTATTTTGGAAAAAAGCATCGGCAAAAGGAGCGCAATATACTCTGCTGCTCGGTTCTATCATTGGGGCGAGTGTTTTTGTGGTAAACAAATTATATGGCACAGAAACTATAATCGGTAAAATCCCCTTCATGATGATGGCATTTTACCTGTTCTGCATCTGTGTATTTATACAGGTTATATTTTCTTACATCTATCCTGTAAAACACACCGCCCAAAGCGAAGCCCTGTACTGGAATTCTATTTGGGAGCCCTTGAAAAGTAAAGGCTGGAGCGGAATAGGCAACTACAAATTTCTGTCGGCGCTTTTATTGGTGATAATGGGTGCTTTATATGTCTACTTTAAATAAAATTGATATGAATATGAAAAGATTTCTCTTGTTTCTCGTTGCACTAATTACTTTTTTCAGTGTAAATGCGCAAACCAAAACAAATGCTTCAGTAATGAACGATTTCATGAATAAACGGTTTGGTATGTTTATTCATTGGGGGCCAGTGAGTTTACGCGGTACCGAGATTGGCTGGAGCCGTGGCGATCAGGTTCCAACAGATGATTACGATAATCTCTATAAAGAATTCAACCCTCTTCTATTTGATGCCCGACGCCATTGTAAAAACAGCAAAAGATGCCGGAATGAAATATCTGACCATTACAGCACGTCATCATGATGGGTTCTGCTTATGGCCAACTGCATTTACTGATTTTAATATTACCAACACACCTTATAAAAAAGATATTGTTGGTGCATTAAACGAAGCCTGTAAAAAACAGGGAATTAAGTTCTGTATTTATTACTCGGTATTAGACTGGCATCATCCAGATTACCCGATCCACTCTCCAAAAAACCAAACGATTGATCCAAAATCAGACATGAGCCGATATATACTTTATATGAAAAACCAGTTAAAGGAGCTCATTACCAAATATGATCCTTATATGCTCTGGTTTGACGGACAATGGGAAAAACCCTGGACAGACGAAATGGGTAAAGATTTATATGCATATCTAAAACACCTAAAACCCGATATAATCATCAATAACCGCTTGGGAAAAGAATTTGCAGCAATGGAAAACAAAAACATTGACGCTTCTAAAATGATAGGCGATTACGACACGCCAGAACAGGTAGTAGGCAAATTAAATATGTTTACGCCATGGGAAAGCTGTTTTACTATCTGTAACCAATGGGCCTGGAAACCAAACGATAAAATGAAACCGCTAAAACAATGCCTTGAAATTATTTCGAAAACAGCAGGTGGTAATGGCAATCTTTTATTAAATGTAGGCCCTATGCCAGATGGCAGAATTGAAGCCCGCCAAATAGAACGCTTAAGAGAAATTGGCGATTGGTTAAAAACCAATGGTAAAGCCATTTATGGCACAAAAGGTGGCCCATTTCAACCGAACAATGATTACACAACGACCAGAAAAGGGAATAAAATTTACGTGCATGTATTAAACACCAATCTGGCCAAGTTGAGTTTAAAGGCTATCCCCGGTTTAAAAGTTAAAAAAGCATATCTGTTAAATAACCAAACCATTAATATGGAGCAAAAAGATGGCATTTCTCTACAACTTCCCAACAACCTGGCCAACCAATCAGATTATATTGTTGTGCTGGAATTAAATGGAAACGCAGAAAACATTCCAGTTATTGAATAAACCGATGAGGCTGTATTATAAATATAGAATTGTCATCCTGAGCTTGTCGAAGGACTTTTTTAATGTGTTAAAAGGCATTTCAAAAGGCTCTTTGTAGGAGTCCTTTGGACAACGTGACAAATTCAAAGTAAATTACAAGTTATGATAAAGCCTCTTTATAACCATTAAAAAGCAAATTGTATACTAATGAAAAATTTAAAAACAATGTACTTCTTGACCTTAGCTTTTGCGTTAATGGTTACTGCCTGCAATCCACCTTTAAAAACAGAAGCAAATTCACTACATACAGCGAACAAAGTGTTACGTTATGGCAGTATTACAGGCTTGAGGCCCGAAAAGGTGGCTTATTACAAAAAGTTACATGCTGCAGTATGGCCAGGGATATTAAAAAAAATAACAGCATGCAACATCCATAATTATTCCATTTATTTAAAAGAAATTGAGGGCAGACAGTATCTTTTTAGCTATTTCGAGTATACCGGAAACGATTTTGCTGCAGATATGAAAAAGATGGCTGCTGATACCGCTACGCAACGTTGGTGGAAAGAAACCGCGCCAACCCAGATCCCACTGCCCGATGCAGCTGCTAAAGGCGAAACCTGGAGCAATATGGAAGAAGTTTTTCACAAAGATTAGTAATACGGCATACAAATAAGGAGCGTTATATCAACTAAAATATTAGATAAACACCGCCTTTAATATTTCAGCTGCGTTTATCTCTCTAAGCTAAAGCTAAACTTAATAAAATTATATTTAACCTACCGCCACATCTTCTTTTACTACACCATCGGCAATGTGCAAAATCCTATTTCCGTATTGCGCATTTTTTTCGGAGTGTGTAACCTGGATAATGGTAATTCCATCTTCCTGATTTAGTTTTTTAAACAATGTCATAATTTCTTCTGCCTGTGCCGATTGCAAGTTACCCGTAGGCTCATCGGCCAGAATTATTGATGGTTGAGCGGCCAATGCCCTCGCTATACCAACCAATTGCTGCTGCCCACCTGAAAGTTGATTCGGAAATAAATCTTTTTTCGCCACAATATTAAAACGGTCTAACAGGTCAGCAATTCTACTTGCCCGCTCGGAGCTACCAACTTTTTTGTATAACAATGGTGCTTCAATATTTTCGTAAACGGTCATTTCATCAATCAAGTGGTAGGCCTGAAAAACAAAACCGATGTGATTTCGATAAAGTTCAATGCGTTTACGTTCATTCAACGAAGTTACATTCTCGCCCAAAAACTCATACGAACCATAAGTGGGTTCTTCAAGCATGCCAATAATATTGAGCAAAGTAGATTTCCCTGCACCCGATGGGCCCATAATGGAAACAAATTCTCCTTGTTTAATTGTTGTGGTAACCAAGCGCAACACGTAATTCTTAATGCCTTTGTTTGCGTAATATTTTTCGATGTTATTAAGTTGTATCATATTTTTAGGGTTTAGCGTAAAGTGGTTCGGGCCTGGCGTGGTTTTATCGCCTAACGCCAAACGCTATACGCAGTTTTATTCGTATTTTAAGGCCTCAACAGCATTTATTTTTGCAGTATGGTAGGTTTGCCAGGTAATTGTTAAAATGGAAATCAACAACGTCAGCGTTGCAGTTAACACAAACATCCATAAACTTAAAGATGTTCTTAATTCGAAATGTTGCAACCAATCGTGCATGATATAGTATGCAATTGGAAGAGATATTACAATTGCTATAAATATTAATTTTATAAAATTTAATGAGAGTAAGGTCATTAGTTCTGTAATTGAAGCACCCAGGATTTTACGGATACTCACTTCTTTTATTCTTTGTGAGGTACTAAAAGATGAAAGACCAAATAAACCCAAACAGGACACAAAAATGGCCAAACAACCAAATAGGTTGGCCAAAGCGCCTAAAATCCTCTCATTTTTTAATTTAATTTCATTTAAGCTGTCAATAAATTTTATCTCGACGGGAAAATTTGGGTTTATTTCTTTTACCAGTTTATCAATTACACGAACACTTTCACTCAAACTTTTAGCAGGGTTTAAGCGCATCGTAATTACATCACTGATATCGGCATAGGCAATAACCATCGGTGCGGCCACCTTACTGGGATCTCCCCAAACTATATTTTCAAAAACCCCCACTACATTTCGCTGAGCACCCTGATATAAAATCCTGGCGCCAATTGGATTTTTTAAATGCATTACCTCAACAGCTTTTTTACTTAACAGCAATGCGGCTGTATCCGATGCAAATTTTTGATTAAAATCTCTTCCTGCCAACAATTTAATATTTGTGGTTTTAATAAAATCATAAGTGGTGTAAATTTGATCGAAATCTACCATTTTATCACTTTCTGTCATTCCATCCCAACCTAAATCTCTAATGCTGCTGTTTTTATTTGAAATACTGCCTGATGATTGTGTTACGCCAATCACAGCGCCGCTGGATAACAACCTGGTTTTTAATAGGCTGAATTTTTCATACAATAATCCTTCATGAGGTATTTCTAACAACCCGGTTGATTTGTAGCCTAGAGGTTTATTTTTAATAAACTGAATCTGTTTGTAAATGGTTATGGTTGCTGCAATTAACACGATTGAAAAGCTAAATTGAACAACTACCAAGACCTGTCTGAAAGTTAAACCATATCCGGCCTTAAAATTTAAAGTTTTTTTGAGCGACTGTATAACGTTAAATCCAGAAAGATAAAATGAAGGATAGCTTCCTGATATAAAACCAGTTATGACCAAAACACTAAAAATCAGTATCCAATTGATTGGGTTTAAATAATCAAAAACAATTTCAATCCCCAATAACCGATTAAATATGGGTAGGCTAAATTCGAGGATAATAATGCTAAGCAGAATACTGATTAATGTTAAAATAAACGACTCTAACATGAACTGAAAAATCAGATCTGTTCTGGATGCACCCATTGTTTTCTTAACACCAATTTCTTTTGCCCTACCTTGTGTGCTGGCCGTTGCTAAATTCATAAAATTAATACAGGCAATAAGGAGGATACCTATAGCTAAGCCAACAAATAGTTGCACCTGGGAAATATTGCCACCAATACTTTTGCCATTTAAAAAGGTTCCGTACAAGTGTAATTTTGTTAACGGATAAATAAATACATCTTCTTTGGCTGTCGAAAAATGATTACTTATAAAACCCTTTAATTTTGCATTAAAGGCGGCAACATCTGTATGTTCATTTAGTTTTAATAAAGTATAATAATCGTGGCTTCCCCAATTTGGTTTTTTAGGCCATTGATTTAAATTTTCATATAAAGACCATGTTGTTAACGATTCAAAACCATAAGTAACATTGGTTGGAAGATCTTTGATTACTGCGGTAACTTTTAAATCAACCTGGTTTTCGAATCGTACCTTTTGATTGAGCGCATCAGTTTTGCCAAATATCCTTTTTGCTGCTGTTTCGGTTAATATAATCGAATTTGGATCATTTAATGCTTTCGCAGGGTTTCCACTCACGAAATCATAGTTAAATAACTGCAAAAAATCGGGATCGACATACCTGCTATCCAGCTTTAAACTTTCTTCGCCGTTAGCCACTAATCTTTTATAAACACCTGTAGCC from Flavobacterium sp. W4I14 includes these protein-coding regions:
- a CDS encoding SSS family solute:Na+ symporter (product_source=KO:K03307; cog=COG4146; ko=KO:K03307; pfam=PF00474; tigrfam=TIGR00813; transmembrane_helix_parts=Outside_1_3,TMhelix_4_26,Inside_27_46,TMhelix_47_69,Outside_70_83,TMhelix_84_106,Inside_107_126,TMhelix_127_149,Outside_150_158,TMhelix_159_181,Inside_182_185,TMhelix_186_203,Outside_204_236,TMhelix_237_256,Inside_257_276,TMhelix_277_299,Outside_300_344,TMhelix_345_367,Inside_368_387,TMhelix_388_410,Outside_411_419,TMhelix_420_438,Inside_439_444,TMhelix_445_463,Outside_464_477,TMhelix_478_500,Inside_501_526,TMhelix_527_549,Outside_550_550), which encodes MISTTDIIITIAYILFIVTIGLWTGTRKKKNEETTSGEYFLAGKSLKWPMIGLALFATNISCLHLVSLAQSGFDSGLLNGNFEWMAAFTLILLALLFIPFYIRSGISTLPDFLERRYNRACRDWLAFISILSAIIIHIAFSFLAGGIVLETLFGIDMYVSIVVIASLTGLYTIIGGLRAVVVTETIQSLVLITGAIIITVFAWNKVGGWDHMTGILEKENAMDKLSMIRPIGDKSGMSWIAVFLGYPVLGIWYWCADQTIVQRVLGAKDENHARVGTLFCGFIKILPVFIFVLPGLFAYILYKSGTMDLSSLQTVGANGETVLNTKGIYTLMITQLLPKGLVGILVAALLSGLMSQIAGALNSIATLSSYDLYKRFKPETSDKKLVRVGRWSAGIALAASIGLLPLLNSYQSLFEGINDVIAHIAPPITCVFLLGVFWKKASAKGAQYTLLLGSIIGASVFVVNKLYGTETIIGKIPFMMMAFYLFCICVFIQVIFSYIYPVKHTAQSEALYWNSIWEPLKSKGWSGIGNYKFLSALLLVIMGALYVYFK
- a CDS encoding UDP-galactopyranose mutase (product_source=COG0562; cleavage_site_network=SignalP-noTM; cog=COG0562); the encoded protein is MKKVLILSLFVAVISSCSSMKNGGNSTTVTASGTIEKLGMTTFQYGTHLLKTDNKTYALKSANINLDTYLDKKVTIKGKKVSGYPLEGGPELVDVTLVKF
- a CDS encoding NAD(P)-dependent dehydrogenase (short-subunit alcohol dehydrogenase family) (product_source=COG1028; cath_funfam=3.40.50.720; cog=COG1028; pfam=PF13561; superfamily=51735), coding for MVGTIGQDNHAAYVATKGAINALTKAMALDYAPYKIRVNAVSPAVINTPTLQSWSKEQSNKEEIQYYLDKLQPLGSMPAGDVIADACLFLLSDAARFITGTILPISGGAELGYRAVI
- a CDS encoding AraC-like DNA-binding protein (product_source=COG2207; cath_funfam=1.10.10.60; cog=COG2207; pfam=PF12833; smart=SM00342; superfamily=46689,51182) gives rise to the protein MKPIFAKILDGKVNDVYGIKIVNAPYFSTEFHFHEECQLTYNVESEGRRMIGDSIEDFNNEDMIFVGANLPHVWHNSQQYFSDSTPNTHAHSISLFLHPEKILDIFHEPEHIQKLKNFFQLAKRGMKFNFSARKEIKPLLLKIAQATEEITRLIGVLEILNLLCQNKDYALLASPGYTNNYQLKDNDRMDKILKYVFDNFNKEILLVDAAEMTNMNKQAFCRYFKNRTQKTFVTFVNEVRIGHACKLIAESDHQISEMAYICGFNSLSNFNKFFKLAKGVTPKEYKKMLIAD
- a CDS encoding ABC-type Fe3+-hydroxamate transport system substrate-binding protein (product_source=COG0614; cath_funfam=1.10.400.10,3.40.50.1980; cog=COG0614; pfam=PF01497; superfamily=53807); amino-acid sequence: MQKSFIDQMGREIFINFPPKRIISVVPSQTELLFDLGLDQEIIGLTKFCIHPIEKFAERTKVGGTKKLNIDLIKDLKPDLIIGNKEENTQSDIEELAADFPVWMSDIFTLDDAMKTIGQIGELVDREPEASYLNHLISAGFNDLKTLALQQHIDKKVAYLIWRKPYMAAGKNTFIDDILLINGMTNVIMQERYPSVTLEELKTLNCELILLSSEPYPFGEKHIEEILAAIPEAKIILVDGEMFSWYGSRLVKAVQYFFEFQKQIISF
- a CDS encoding L-fuconate dehydratase (product_source=KO:K18334; cath_funfam=3.20.20.120; cog=COG4948; ko=KO:K18334; pfam=PF13378; smart=SM00922; superfamily=51604,54826), translating into MISKIEISDKRFELSTGAGSDAIHKDPQYSYAVTNLTNENGITGTGLAFTLGAGNDLVCNAAQFYANTLKGKDIEELMSDFGQTFRTLSNEQQFRWLGPHKGVVHLGLASVTNACYDLWAKKRGVPLWKLLIDLSPEEIVNTLDLSYLEDVLTKEEAIAMLQSQTDFKKSREAILDIGYPGYDTSVGWFNYDDEKVRENCKKAIANGFTAMKLKVGSADPKRDIRRANIVREVAGETSKVMLDANQQWTLPQAISICNELKNMNPFWVEEPTHPDDVLAHQTLAKEIAPVKLALGEHVPNRIIFKNYLQTGCTGFAQVDAVRVGGVSEFITISLLCKKFGVPVVPHVGDMGQLHQHLVLFNHIAMGHEALFLEHIPHLKQHFKNPIKIENGVYITPQEAGSSCDLK
- a CDS encoding NAD(P)-dependent dehydrogenase (short-subunit alcohol dehydrogenase family) (product_source=COG1028; cath_funfam=3.40.50.720; cog=COG1028; pfam=PF00106; superfamily=51735); this translates as MLHHKIIVLTGGADGIGWECAKAYSKAGATVCILDKNPIAENKLNELENAQKIAITCNLVNENDVKDAFKTIIEKFGVIDAIHNNAGIAHPSKTLDQTTDAEWDLLMNVNL